The stretch of DNA GGGGTGGCGTTTGTCGAGGATGAGCGCGCCACCGCCGCGACACGCAAGGCCCTCGCCGAGTACTTCGCCGGCAAACGGCGCGAATTCGCCCTCACCGTCGACTGGTCGCGTGTCTCCGGCTTCACGCGCAAGGCGCTTCAGGTCTGCGCCCGGATCCCCTATGGGCAGACGTTGTCGTATGGCGAAGTGGCGGCGAAGGCCGGATCGCCGGGCGGCGCTCGGGCGGTTGGCCAGGCCATGGGGAAAAACCCGTTCCCGCCGGTTGTCCCCTGCCACCGGGTGCTCGCGGCCGGCAAGCGGCTGGGTGGATTTTCGGGGAAGTTGTCCTACAAGCGGGCGCTTCTGGAACTCGAAGGGACCGAGGCGCGCCCAAACGG from bacterium encodes:
- a CDS encoding methylated-DNA--[protein]-cysteine S-methyltransferase, with protein sequence MSAGQSQPMIRVSHLRTSDFGEVWFAEGPRGLWRINYGTDRARFLADLAGDGVAFVEDERATAATRKALAEYFAGKRREFALTVDWSRVSGFTRKALQVCARIPYGQTLSYGEVAAKAGSPGGARAVGQAMGKNPFPPVVPCHRVLAAGKRLGGFSGKLSYKRALLELEGTEARPNGKRR